The sequence below is a genomic window from Deltaproteobacteria bacterium.
CACGGACCACATTATGGGGATTGTTGCTACCCTGACACTTAGTAAGAAGATCATGGATACCGGCAGTTTCAACAACAGCCCTGACCGCACCTCCTGCAATGAGTCCGGTACCTTCAGAGGCAGGCTTCAAAAGAACTCTTCCCGCACCGGAGTGACCCAGTATTTCATAAGGAATGGTTGAGTCCTTGATAGCTACGCGAATCAGACTTTTCTTAGCCTTTTCAACACCTTTTTTTATTGAAACGGCTACTTCATTGGCCTTACCAACTCCATAACCGACAATTCCATTTCCATCACCAACAACAACAAGTGTACTGAAGCTGAACCTGCGTCCACCTTTTACAACTTTAGCAACTCTACTGATATGAACAACTCTGTCTTTAAGATCAAGCTCAGATGGATCTATCCTTTCCAAAAGATATCCTCCTTATAATTTAAAACTTAAGACCACCGTCCCTGGCTGCATCGGCCAGGGCTTTTACTCTACCGTGATATAAAAAACCATTCCTGTCAAAAGAAACCGTTTCTATCTTTTTCTTTTTAGCTTCCCGGGAAATCAACTGGCCCACTTTTTTTGCTGCATCAATATTTCCTGTTCCTTTAAGCTTACCTTTTAATTCTTTACTTAAAGTTGAAGCAGAAACGATGGTTTGACCATTCGTATCATCAATGATTTGAGCATACATATGACTGGCGCTTCTGAAGATACTCAGGCGAGGCCTCCCAGACGTACCAATAACACGCCTTCGGATACTTTTTTTTCTTTTTAATCTTTTTTCAACTTTTACATTCTTAGCAGCCAACGTTCTACTCCTTATCAGGCATTATTTGCCGGTTTTTCCAGCCTTACGGACAATTCTCTCTTCGGCATATTTAATACCTTTGCCCTTGTATGGCTCAGGACCTCTCAAACTTCTTATCTTTGCAGCCATGGAACCAAGAAGTTCTTTATCCGCACCTTTTAACTTAAGCACTGTTTGTTTATCTACCTCTGCACTTGTGCCCTGGGGAAGTTCATACTCCACAGGATGAGAGTATCCAAGAGAAAAGTTCAGTTTATTACCCTGAACAGCGACC
It includes:
- the rpsE gene encoding 30S ribosomal protein S5; its protein translation is MERIDPSELDLKDRVVHISRVAKVVKGGRRFSFSTLVVVGDGNGIVGYGVGKANEVAVSIKKGVEKAKKSLIRVAIKDSTIPYEILGHSGAGRVLLKPASEGTGLIAGGAVRAVVETAGIHDLLTKCQGSNNPHNVVRATFDALTRLKTPEQMAAKRGKKLKDITG
- the rplR gene encoding 50S ribosomal protein L18, coding for MAAKNVKVEKRLKRKKSIRRRVIGTSGRPRLSIFRSASHMYAQIIDDTNGQTIVSASTLSKELKGKLKGTGNIDAAKKVGQLISREAKKKKIETVSFDRNGFLYHGRVKALADAARDGGLKF